A single window of Nicotiana sylvestris chromosome 5, ASM39365v2, whole genome shotgun sequence DNA harbors:
- the LOC138891087 gene encoding uncharacterized protein gives MGSDFQGVELGRYFPGPSTTDESRPIRDFDSGHRLSYGSSSHAQASCDAATDDYIQDPDTIMPSTGPDSTTDTCHPVPHPAIRRRLDDDDPDSVPGRQGMRLRPTATLRHTGCGTH, from the exons atgggctcggattttcaaggagtggagttgggtagatatttccctggcccgtctaccactgatgagtctcgaccgatccgagattttgatagtgggcaccgactgagttatggcagctcatcacatgcgcag gcttcatgcgatgctgcgacagatgactacattcaggatccagacacgattatg ccttctactggacctgacagcaccaccgatacatgtcatcctgtgccgcatccggccataaggagacgacttgatgatgatgatcctgatagcgtacccgggcggcaggggatgcgcctcaggccaacggctactttgagacacaccggatgcgggacacattga
- the LOC138868828 gene encoding uncharacterized protein codes for MAAVLCSLPGEHGHSSLSALPAQSSSGAPSVQCSSMAGSSTSYPGSRGSLQSLPPIPGSCFKCEEFGHMWRQCPHRQGGAAQQRVQAASSAPVTSPLSQSAWGGAQSVRGRPRGGGQSGRGHARFYALPVRPDAIASDTVITRIVLVCH; via the exons atggcagcagttctctgttctcttcctggagaa CAtggtcactcatctctcagtgcccttccagctcagagttcgtctggtgctccatcagttcagtgCTCGTCTATGGCAGGTTCTTCTACCAGTTATCCCGGTtctcggggctcccttcagtccctacCACCAATACCAGGGAGTTGTTTTAAGTGTGAGGAGTTtgggcatatgtggaggcagtgtcctcatcgtcaGGGAGGTGCAGCGCAACAGAGGGTTCAGGCTGCGTCTTCAGCACCAGTTACATCACCACTCAGCCAGTCAGCTTGGGGTGGAGCTCAGTCAGTTAGGGGTCGcccaagagggggaggccaaTCAGGAAGAGGTCATGCCCGTTTCTATGCTCTTCCTGTCAGACCAGATGCCATTGCTTCAGACACAGTGATCACACGTATTGTCTTAGTATGTCACTAA